A window from Festucalex cinctus isolate MCC-2025b chromosome 12, RoL_Fcin_1.0, whole genome shotgun sequence encodes these proteins:
- the olig4 gene encoding oligodendrocyte transcription factor 4, translating into MDSDAGSTSSRSSSPDLVVDDSAGSFFSNKMFQTYCHEKRSGREADQSTDAKAKTRSQLSKEEVQDLRLKVNSRERKRMHDLNQAMDGLREVMPYAHGPSVRKLSKISTLLLARNYILMLSSSLEEMKKLVGDVYGANAAAQSRAAHPSVTPAASSPAHLPLHPLAQSLHTLGQHHSHSPAPAAAPRSPPSSSFLGFHAPVQGLLKDPLHLTSTYRHFPGMPCPCSLCQTLPTPTSSLHGLAMNK; encoded by the coding sequence ATGGATTCCGACGCCGGTTCCACCTCCAGCCGCTCGTCATCCCCAGACCTGGTTGTGGATGACTCCGCCGGGAGCTTCTTCTCAAACAAGATGTTTCAGACATACTGCCACGAGAAGCGCTCCGGCAGAGAGGCCGACCAGAGCACGGACGCTAAGGCCAAAACTCGATCTCAGCTCAGCAAGGAAGAGGTGCAAGACCTGCGCCTGAAAGTAAACAGCCGGGAGAGGAAGCGAATGCACGACTTGAATCAGGCCATGGACGGCTTGCGAGAGGTCATGCCCTACGCTCACGGCCCGTCGGTGCGCAAGTTGTCCAAAATCTCCACCTTGCTCCTGGCCCGAAACTACATCCTCATGCTGTCCAGCTCTTTGGAGGAGATGAAGAAGCTGGTGGGGGACGTTTACGGGGCCAACGCTGCCGCCCAGAGTCGCGCCGCCCACCCGTCCGTCACCCCCGCCGCATCGTCGCCTGCCCACCTGCCGCTGCATCCTCTGGCCCAGTCGCTGCACACCCTCGGCCAGCATCATTCGCATTCACCCGCTCCGGCGGCGGCGCCGCGCTCGCCTCCGTCCAGCAGCTTTCTGGGCTTTCACGCTCCGGTCCAAGGGCTTCTGAAGGACCCGCTCCACCTGACCAGCACCTACAGGCATTTCCCTGGCATGCCCTGCCCATGCTCACTCTGCCAAACGTTACCCACACCGACTTCCTCGTTGCACGGCTTGGCAATGAACAAGTAA
- the bsdc1 gene encoding BSD domain-containing protein 1 gives MAEGESWWGGWLHQSFQAVKDKSSEALEFIKRDLTEFSTVVQHDTACSIVATATAVKNKLAVEGSSETTEKVKKSLSSFLGVITDTLAPPPDKTIDCDVITLVATPAGTTEVYDSSKARLYSLQADPATYCNEPDGTPEQFDTWLSNFSMEDKKGEISELLVSSPSIRALYTKMVPAAVAHSEFWQRYFYKVFQLDQEEARRVALKQRAEQTSHTETLGWEEEEEDDFLGGTLPLKRSSGPSTTPAAAAQPSSTTLSPSEERDATLSVSSDSVSLPTQLEMQPEAAAAAELAQRLTEVTVDDVADEMQKAQTPELTCDSAPEAQMGTGSQSEVTADKVTSQTAKVEAGKEEGPHDLRVFELNSDSGKSTPSNNGKKGSSTDVSEDWEKDFDLDMTEEEVQMALSKIEASGELEDDWENWE, from the exons ATGGCTGAAGG AGAAAGCTGGTGGGGAGGCTGGCTTCATCAAAGCTTCCAGGCCGTCAAAGACAAG TCATCTGAGGCCTTAGAGTTTATTAAGAGGGACTTGACAGAGTTCTCCACAGTGGTGCAGCATGACACGGCCTGTTCAATTGTggccacagccacagctgtCAAAAACAAGTTAGCG GTTGAAGGCTCGTCAGAGACCACAGAGAAGGTGAAGAAGAGCCTCTCTAGCTTCCTCGGAGTCATAACAGATACACTCGCTCCACCCCCGGATAAAACCATTGACTGCGATGTTATCACATTGGTGGCAACACCAGCAGGAACTACGGAAGTGTACGACAGCTCAAAG GCACGTCTCTACAGTCTGCAGGCTGATCCCGCCACATATTGCAATGAACCTGATG gcACCCCAGAGCAATTTGACACCTGGCTTTCCAACTTCAGTATGGAGGATAAGAAAGGAGAGATCTCCGAGCTGTTGGTTAGCAGCCCCTCAATACGAGCGCTTTACACAAAAATG GTTCCAGCAGCGGTTGCCCATTCAGAGTTCTGGCAGAGGTACTTCTACAAAGTATTCCAACTGGACCAG GAGGAGGCACGACGAGTGGCGCTGAAGCAGAGGGCAGAACAGACTTCCCACACAGAGACCCTCGgctgggaggaagaggaggagg ACGACTTTCTCGGTGGCACTCTCCCATTGAAAAGGAGCTCGGGACCGTCGACGACCCCCGCGGCAGCCGCGCAGCCGAGTAGTACAACCCTGTCTCCCAGTGAAGAACGCGACGCCACCCTCTCAGTGAGCAGCGACAGCGTCAGTCTGCCAACGCAGCTGGAGATGCAGcccgaggccgccgccgccgccgagctGGCGCAGCGGCTGACCGAGGTCACTGTGGACGATGTTGCAGACGAGATGCAAAAAGCGCAGACGCCTGAGCTGACTTGCGATTCGGCTCCTGAGGCACAAATGGGAACTGGAAGCCAGTCCGAGGTCACTGCGGATAAAGTGACATCACAGACCGCAAAAGTAGAGGCTGGAAAGGAGGAAGGACCTCATGACCTGAGAGTGTTTGAGCTCAACTCCGACAGTGGCAAGTCTACGCCTTCTAACAACGGCAAAAAAG GTTCAAGTACTGATGTGAGCGAGGACTGGGAGAAAGACTTTGATCTCGACATGACAGAGGAAGAAGTTCAAATGGCGCTTTCTAAAATTGAAGCTTCTGGAGAG TTGGAAGACGACTGGGAGAACTGGGAATGA